In one window of Eggerthella guodeyinii DNA:
- a CDS encoding twin-arginine translocase TatA/TatE family subunit, producing the protein MRIFGMGMPELILIMVVVLIIFGPKNLPKLGGMLGRGVKKIRGRVEDDDVDADAAQTA; encoded by the coding sequence ATGAGGATATTCGGAATGGGCATGCCTGAGCTCATACTAATCATGGTGGTGGTGCTCATCATCTTCGGGCCGAAGAACCTTCCGAAGCTCGGCGGCATGCTGGGTCGCGGCGTCAAGAAGATCCGCGGGCGCGTCGAGGACGACGACGTGGACGCCGACGCCGCCCAAACCGCGTAG
- a CDS encoding TetR/AcrR family transcriptional regulator, translating to MAQLQTDGGRKIGLRERKRRATRAAIERAAIALVGELGYDSVTVALICERADVSQGTFFNYFPTKDAAIVGIGEYDLDVASVHAAFDRLMPCSMFHAALSLFLEVVDSFDWESDVAAQRVALVKDTPALMRLFLDNTFGFVSDFREIVGAYLEANPAVRACPDALSVAEEANIVVSEALEAAKFALYRVADDPASGLPRACDVEAVIRRIVG from the coding sequence ATGGCACAGCTACAAACGGACGGCGGGCGAAAGATAGGATTGCGCGAACGCAAGCGCCGCGCGACGCGCGCCGCCATCGAGCGCGCGGCCATCGCGCTGGTGGGGGAGCTGGGCTACGACAGCGTCACCGTGGCCCTCATTTGCGAGCGTGCCGACGTGTCGCAGGGAACCTTCTTCAACTACTTCCCCACGAAGGACGCCGCCATCGTGGGCATCGGCGAGTACGACCTCGACGTCGCCTCGGTGCATGCGGCGTTCGACCGCCTCATGCCGTGCTCGATGTTCCATGCCGCGCTGTCGCTGTTCCTCGAGGTGGTGGACTCGTTCGATTGGGAGAGCGACGTCGCCGCGCAGCGCGTGGCGCTCGTCAAGGACACGCCCGCGCTCATGCGGCTGTTCCTGGACAACACGTTCGGCTTCGTCAGCGACTTCCGCGAGATCGTGGGCGCGTACCTCGAGGCGAACCCGGCCGTGCGCGCATGCCCCGACGCTTTGAGCGTGGCCGAGGAGGCGAACATCGTCGTGTCCGAGGCGCTTGAGGCGGCGAAGTTCGCCCTGTACCGCGTGGCCGACGACCCGGCGTCGGGCCTGCCCCGGGCGTGCGACGTAGAAGCGGTGATCAGGCGTATTGTGGGATAG
- the purE gene encoding 5-(carboxyamino)imidazole ribonucleotide mutase: MSCEQNSPVVGIIMGSESDMPAMEPCMKQLDEFGVPYEVKVASAHRKPAEVHEWASTAHERGIRVIVAAAGKAAHLGGVVAAYTPNPVITVPMKTSDLGGLDSLLSMVQMPSGVPVACVAINGAKNAAILAVQILGTGCDGARQKIIDFKQGMADA, encoded by the coding sequence ATGTCCTGCGAACAGAACAGCCCCGTGGTCGGCATCATCATGGGTTCCGAGAGCGACATGCCCGCCATGGAGCCCTGCATGAAGCAGCTCGACGAGTTCGGCGTGCCGTACGAGGTGAAGGTGGCCAGCGCGCATCGCAAGCCGGCCGAGGTGCACGAGTGGGCCAGCACGGCGCACGAGCGCGGCATCCGCGTGATCGTGGCGGCGGCTGGCAAGGCCGCTCACCTGGGAGGCGTCGTGGCGGCGTACACCCCGAACCCCGTGATCACCGTGCCGATGAAGACGAGCGACCTGGGCGGTTTGGACTCGCTGCTGTCCATGGTGCAGATGCCCTCCGGCGTGCCGGTGGCCTGCGTCGCCATCAACGGCGCAAAGAACGCGGCCATCCTGGCCGTGCAGATCCTCGGCACCGGCTGCGACGGCGCCCGCCAGAAGATCATCGACTTCAAGCAAGGCATGGCCGACGCGTAA
- a CDS encoding thiamine pyrophosphate-dependent enzyme, with protein sequence MTKKLLMGNEAFAHAALEAGVRVVAGYPGTPSSELIETVAKLHADGAARGIHVEWSTNEKSALELLAGASYTGARCLFTCKQVGLNVASDPLMSLNYVGVKGGMVLFVADDPGPISSQTEQDTRRFASFAKLPVLDPATPDQGFAMMQAAFDLSERYHTPVIVRPTTRINHASTFFDVADATEARPVPEEGFERDPKWVIFPRRAYQAHGEINERLVAIAHDFAVEPALAAFNPIVGGGLEPSAPRLGIVAGGVSAAYTREALRMVEARAAERGIEVPAYRFWQVGTPYPFPEETAARFVEGLDQVLVLEELDHVLEDALLVHAGRTHAAFEVRGRLTGDARDRGENDVDDIAQRIARFLGIPDAAAPTAAPTAYAAEDDPLPVRPPVLCAGCPHRGSFYAVKRALGKTPAVLCGDIGCYTLGNAMPLDAVDTCLCMGAGITMAQGFSVAEPQKKAVAFVGDSTFFASGLPGFANAAYNGHDITVCVLDNATTAMTGSQPHPGTGVTLMGPKRKPLSIPRVLEALGFGCIVHADPLDLDASVAAAREALDYEGPSAVLFESPCIQLVKPGAPAVVDPATCTGCKKCITEIGCPAVGFDADARGARSKERGQAFVDASLCNGCGLCTQVCPFNALSMTTADQTNVSRETPSHGSASEGGSHA encoded by the coding sequence ATGACGAAGAAACTGCTGATGGGGAACGAGGCGTTCGCGCACGCGGCGCTCGAGGCCGGGGTGCGCGTGGTGGCGGGCTACCCGGGAACGCCGTCGTCCGAGCTCATCGAGACGGTGGCGAAGCTGCATGCCGACGGGGCCGCGCGCGGCATCCACGTGGAGTGGTCCACGAACGAGAAGAGCGCGCTCGAGCTGCTGGCCGGCGCGTCGTACACCGGCGCTCGCTGCCTGTTCACCTGCAAGCAGGTGGGCCTCAATGTGGCCAGCGACCCGCTCATGAGCCTGAACTACGTGGGCGTGAAGGGCGGCATGGTGCTGTTCGTGGCCGACGATCCGGGCCCCATCTCGTCGCAGACCGAGCAGGACACGCGCCGCTTCGCGTCGTTCGCCAAGCTGCCCGTGCTCGACCCCGCCACGCCCGACCAGGGCTTCGCCATGATGCAGGCCGCCTTCGACCTGTCCGAGCGCTACCATACTCCCGTCATCGTGCGTCCCACCACGCGCATCAACCATGCCTCGACGTTCTTCGACGTGGCGGATGCCACCGAGGCGCGCCCGGTGCCCGAAGAAGGCTTCGAGCGCGATCCCAAGTGGGTCATCTTCCCGCGCCGCGCCTACCAGGCGCACGGCGAGATCAACGAGCGTCTGGTGGCGATCGCGCACGATTTCGCCGTCGAGCCGGCGCTTGCGGCGTTCAACCCGATAGTCGGAGGGGGACTTGAACCCTCCGCGCCGCGTCTCGGCATCGTGGCGGGCGGCGTGTCGGCCGCCTATACTCGCGAGGCGCTGCGCATGGTGGAAGCGCGCGCGGCCGAGCGGGGCATCGAGGTGCCCGCGTACCGCTTCTGGCAGGTGGGCACGCCCTATCCCTTCCCGGAGGAAACGGCGGCGCGGTTCGTCGAAGGCCTCGACCAGGTGCTCGTGCTGGAGGAGCTCGACCACGTGCTGGAGGACGCGCTGCTCGTGCATGCGGGTCGCACGCACGCCGCCTTCGAGGTGCGCGGCCGCCTGACCGGCGACGCGCGCGACCGCGGCGAGAACGACGTGGACGACATCGCCCAACGCATCGCGCGCTTCCTCGGCATCCCCGATGCTGCTGCGCCGACGGCTGCACCCACCGCCTACGCTGCCGAAGACGATCCGCTGCCCGTGCGCCCGCCCGTGCTGTGCGCGGGCTGCCCCCATCGCGGCAGCTTCTACGCGGTGAAGCGCGCGCTGGGCAAAACGCCCGCCGTGCTGTGCGGCGACATCGGCTGCTACACGCTGGGCAACGCCATGCCGCTCGACGCGGTGGACACGTGCTTGTGCATGGGCGCGGGCATCACGATGGCGCAGGGTTTTTCCGTGGCCGAGCCGCAGAAGAAAGCGGTCGCGTTCGTGGGCGATTCGACGTTCTTCGCCAGCGGCTTGCCGGGCTTCGCGAACGCCGCGTACAACGGTCACGACATCACCGTGTGCGTGCTGGACAACGCCACCACGGCCATGACCGGCTCGCAGCCGCATCCCGGCACCGGCGTCACGCTCATGGGGCCGAAGCGCAAGCCCCTTTCCATCCCGCGCGTGCTGGAGGCGCTCGGTTTCGGCTGCATCGTGCATGCCGACCCGCTCGACCTGGACGCGTCGGTGGCTGCCGCACGCGAGGCGCTCGACTACGAGGGACCGTCGGCCGTGTTGTTCGAGTCTCCGTGCATCCAGCTGGTGAAGCCGGGCGCGCCGGCCGTCGTGGATCCCGCAACCTGCACGGGCTGCAAGAAGTGCATCACCGAGATCGGGTGCCCGGCCGTCGGCTTCGATGCCGACGCGCGCGGCGCGCGCAGCAAAGAGCGCGGCCAGGCGTTCGTGGATGCCAGCCTCTGCAACGGCTGCGGATTGTGCACGCAGGTGTGCCCCTTCAACGCGCTTTCGATGACGACTGCCGACCAAACAAATGTTTCACGTGAAACACCTTCGCACGGATCGGCGTCGGAAGGAGGCTCCCATGCGTAA
- a CDS encoding indolepyruvate oxidoreductase subunit beta — translation MRNVMLAGVGGQGTVLAAKVLAQAAQDKGWQVRTAETIGMAQRGGNVVSHVRMGDAGEEVFAPLLAEGTADLIIAFEPAEAARVLPFLAPDGLLVTATTAIQPVTAALSDRPYRADDVVARIERSLASTDARFVAVDDVALTDAVGSRKVLNSVLLASALSVGAIPLDLDDLRRALEECVKPRFVALNLAAVDAVAGV, via the coding sequence ATGCGTAACGTGATGCTGGCGGGCGTCGGCGGCCAAGGCACGGTGCTGGCCGCGAAAGTGCTGGCCCAGGCCGCACAGGATAAAGGCTGGCAGGTGCGCACGGCCGAGACGATCGGCATGGCGCAGCGCGGCGGCAACGTGGTGTCGCACGTGCGCATGGGCGATGCGGGCGAGGAGGTGTTCGCGCCGCTGCTGGCCGAGGGCACGGCCGACCTTATCATCGCGTTCGAGCCGGCCGAGGCTGCGCGCGTGCTGCCGTTCCTTGCGCCCGACGGCCTGCTGGTCACCGCGACCACGGCCATCCAGCCGGTCACGGCGGCGCTGTCCGACCGGCCCTATCGCGCCGACGACGTGGTCGCGCGCATCGAGCGATCGCTGGCCAGCACCGACGCGCGCTTCGTCGCCGTCGACGATGTCGCGCTCACCGACGCGGTGGGCAGCCGCAAGGTGCTGAACTCGGTGCTGTTGGCCAGCGCGCTGAGCGTCGGGGCGATCCCGCTCGACCTCGACGACCTGCGTCGCGCCCTCGAGGAGTGCGTCAAACCCCGCTTCGTCGCCCTTAACCTGGCCGCCGTCGACGCGGTCGCGGGGGTGTAA
- a CDS encoding diguanylate cyclase domain-containing protein: MQETMDRAWLAKAVELARELWKAYLIEPSEDSVQFIVDTMDPQLLSLIGTGKHEFYADLASFFTGLERDQEEAQDVVFEILDEYYEPRPIGVDSCLVFGTLWVRERPDQPKPLLVEMDTRFTLVFRRDGDRLLLTHLHHSTPNIDQRREEYYPKTATEQANAALEHSKAMERRAELDSMTELLNHAAFEKHVATALIEGGEGNAFFMIDLDDFKTVNDTLGHPEGDRVIAEFADVLQQAFPRDALIGRMGGDEFAVFSTCPLSVADAEDKARQLIEAWGAHSAAREVELGCSVGIVRVVRGRTFFDIYRAADQALYASKGKGKARFSW; this comes from the coding sequence GTGCAGGAGACGATGGACCGCGCGTGGTTGGCGAAAGCGGTGGAACTGGCGCGCGAGCTGTGGAAGGCGTACCTTATCGAGCCGTCGGAAGACAGCGTCCAGTTCATCGTGGACACCATGGACCCGCAGCTTCTCTCGCTCATCGGCACGGGCAAGCACGAGTTCTACGCCGATCTCGCGTCGTTCTTCACGGGGCTGGAGCGCGACCAGGAGGAAGCCCAGGACGTCGTCTTCGAGATCCTCGACGAGTACTACGAGCCGCGCCCCATCGGCGTCGACTCCTGCCTCGTGTTCGGCACGTTGTGGGTGCGCGAGCGCCCCGACCAGCCCAAACCGCTGCTCGTGGAGATGGATACGCGCTTCACGCTCGTGTTCCGCCGCGACGGCGATCGCCTGCTGCTGACGCATCTGCACCATTCCACGCCCAACATCGACCAGCGCCGCGAGGAGTACTACCCGAAAACGGCCACCGAGCAGGCGAACGCCGCGCTCGAGCACTCCAAAGCGATGGAGCGCCGCGCCGAGCTCGACTCCATGACCGAGCTGCTGAACCATGCCGCATTCGAGAAGCACGTGGCGACCGCGCTCATCGAGGGCGGCGAGGGCAACGCCTTCTTCATGATCGATCTCGACGACTTCAAGACGGTGAACGACACGCTCGGCCACCCCGAGGGCGACCGGGTCATCGCGGAGTTCGCCGACGTGCTGCAGCAGGCGTTCCCGCGCGACGCGCTCATCGGCCGCATGGGCGGTGACGAGTTCGCCGTGTTCTCCACCTGCCCGCTTTCCGTTGCGGACGCCGAGGACAAGGCGCGCCAGCTCATCGAGGCGTGGGGCGCGCACTCGGCCGCACGCGAGGTGGAGCTGGGGTGCTCGGTGGGCATCGTGCGGGTAGTGCGCGGGCGCACGTTCTTCGACATCTACCGCGCGGCCGACCAGGCGTTGTACGCCAGCAAGGGAAAGGGCAAAGCGCGCTTCAGCTGGTGA